One genomic window of Glycine soja cultivar W05 chromosome 9, ASM419377v2, whole genome shotgun sequence includes the following:
- the LOC114368511 gene encoding uncharacterized protein LOC114368511: FRQILVNALFLHLNFFQHETPPPPLSYSPPKTLPSLIPSPSPLTPNHFQKPPKAITARTFAILSALVLLLIQPAFAPAAFATFQNAAKTSGPAAAAVGGKLIRTELLSSAWTGFFAGCLHTLSGPDHLAALAPLSIGRTQMESAAVGALWGCGHDAGQVIFGLIFLLLKDRLHIEIIQTWGTRVVGLTLLVIGAMGIKEASEVPILCVALENGECDVSVYESRDSNPVVGKKKIGFATFATGIVHGLEPDALMMVLPALALPSRLAGAAFLIMFLLGTVVAMGSYTVFIGSCSEALKDRVPRITEKLTWASSLVAIALGFAIITSQFFGFSLY, encoded by the exons TTCCGCCAGATTCTCGTCAACGCGCTGTTCCTTCACCTCAATTTCTTCCAGCATGAAACCCCACCCCCTCCATTATCCTATTCTCCTCCCAAAACCCTACCATCCCTTATCCCCTCTCCGTCTCCGCTCACTCCGAATCATTTCCAAAAACCACCAAAG GCAATAACAGCCCGAACATTTGCAATACTCTCTGCTCTTGTTTTGCTCTTAATCCAACCAGCTTTTGCTCCTGCAGCTTTTGCAACGTTTCAAAATGCTGCCAAGACCAGTGGCCCTGCTGCTGCAGCAGTTGGTGGAAAACTAATCCGCACTGAGCTTCTAAGTAGTGCTTGGACTGGTTTCTTTGCCGGTTGCTTGCACACACTATCAGGGCCTGACCACCTTGCAGCTTTGGCTCCATTGTCAATTGGCCGAACCCAAATGGAGAGTGCTGCTGTTGGAGCCCTTTGGGGTTGTGGCCATGATGCCGGTCAAGTTATCTTTGGCTTAATATTTTTGCTCTTAAAAGATCGACTTCACATTGAAATTATCCAAACTTGGGGCACCCGTGTGGTTGGCCTTACCCTGCTAGTAATTGGTGCTATGGGAATTAAGGAAGCTTCAGAAGTGCCTATCCTGTGTGTTGCCTTAGAAAATGGTGAATGTGATGTTAGCGTCTATGAATCACGCGATAGTAATCCTGTTgtaggaaagaagaagattggTTTTGCTACTTTTGCCACTGGAATAGTTCATGGACTGGAACCAGATgcattgatgatggtgttgCCTGCCCTTGCTCTACCTTCACGCTTGGCTGGTGCTGCATTTCTCATCATGTTCTTACTGGGAACTGTTGTTGCAATGGGGAGCTATACGGTATTTATTGGTTCATGTAGCGAGGCACTAAAAGATAGAGTACCTAGAATAACTGAGAAACTCACTTGGGCTTCTTCTCTTGTTGCAATAGCCCTCGGATTTGCCATCATCACTAGCCAGTTTTTTGGGTTTAGCCTGTATTAG